In one window of Meiothermus sp. DNA:
- a CDS encoding hemolysin family protein produces the protein MESIPGSFGIIVLLILINAFFVAAEFSLVAIRRSRVEQMAESGSWQGNLLKQAMVKLDTYIATTQLGITATNLILGAFGEPYVTRLIVTGIALLFGQTEASVAAESSLLTTISFAISVILITFITVLFGELIPKGIALQRTEQVAGFTILPLNVFQRLTAPLVWLFSRSGNFFLRLLGLKEAPSHSMVGSAEELKLIVEASSKEGVLDESEGEIISQILDLEETPVRSIMVPRVDMVAISADATLREFWSMAREHRYSRVPVYKETIDNIIGVAYIKDLLEYSGPVMDSTKVSSICHPAYFVPETMGARELLREMRRRKTHMAIVVDEFKGTAGLITLEDIIEEIIGEIYDESDEEEAAPVQEVAEGVYMLDASIPLEDASEKLGIELPEGEYDTLSGFLMNEFGRIPEVGEKLEYGSFVFVVETADPRGIERVRAQKKTPQPSDDETLSESVTSEEA, from the coding sequence ATGGAAAGTATCCCTGGCAGTTTTGGAATTATTGTCCTCCTCATCCTGATTAATGCTTTTTTTGTGGCTGCCGAATTCTCTCTGGTGGCAATCAGGCGCAGCCGGGTCGAACAAATGGCGGAAAGCGGCTCCTGGCAGGGCAACCTGCTCAAGCAGGCCATGGTCAAGCTCGATACCTACATCGCCACCACCCAGCTAGGTATCACCGCCACCAACCTGATTCTGGGTGCGTTTGGCGAACCCTACGTGACCCGGCTCATTGTGACAGGCATCGCTCTTCTATTTGGCCAGACTGAAGCTTCTGTCGCCGCAGAAAGCAGCCTGCTCACCACCATCAGTTTTGCCATCTCGGTCATCCTCATCACTTTTATTACGGTGCTCTTTGGCGAACTTATTCCCAAGGGCATTGCCCTGCAGCGCACCGAGCAGGTTGCGGGCTTCACCATCCTGCCGCTCAATGTTTTTCAGCGCCTGACCGCGCCTCTAGTGTGGCTGTTTAGCCGCAGCGGCAACTTCTTCCTGAGGCTCCTCGGCTTGAAGGAAGCCCCCTCGCACTCCATGGTAGGCAGCGCAGAAGAGCTGAAGTTGATTGTAGAAGCTTCTTCGAAGGAAGGCGTGCTGGACGAAAGCGAAGGCGAGATTATCAGCCAGATTCTGGATCTGGAAGAAACCCCGGTGCGCTCGATTATGGTTCCCAGGGTGGACATGGTGGCCATATCGGCCGATGCCACACTGCGCGAGTTCTGGAGTATGGCCCGCGAGCATCGTTATTCTCGGGTTCCGGTCTACAAAGAAACCATAGACAACATCATCGGGGTGGCCTACATCAAAGATTTGCTCGAGTACAGCGGCCCGGTGATGGACAGCACCAAGGTCAGCAGCATCTGCCACCCGGCCTACTTCGTGCCCGAGACCATGGGGGCGCGCGAGCTGCTGCGCGAGATGCGCCGCCGCAAAACCCACATGGCCATTGTGGTGGACGAGTTCAAGGGCACCGCCGGCCTGATTACCCTCGAGGACATCATCGAAGAAATCATCGGGGAGATCTACGATGAATCCGATGAAGAAGAAGCCGCCCCGGTGCAGGAGGTGGCCGAAGGGGTCTATATGCTGGATGCCTCCATTCCGCTGGAGGACGCCTCGGAAAAGCTGGGGATCGAGCTGCCAGAAGGCGAGTACGACACCCTTTCGGGCTTTCTGATGAACGAGTTTGGGCGCATCCCCGAGGTGGGGGAAAAGCTCGAGTACGGCAGTTTTGTCTTTGTGGTCGAAACGGCGGACCCCAGGGGCATCGAGCGGGTGCGGGCCCAGAAGAAAACCCCCCAGCCCAGCGACGACGAGACCCTGAGCGAGTCGGTCACTTCGGAGGAAGCCTGA
- a CDS encoding diacylglycerol kinase, whose translation MPTLTPPPKPGSDPLPLRGLRASFAYAWAGVQLAWKSQRNFRLEVYIGAVALGLALWLQVSLVPVLLLIALVLGLELLNTALEAVVDLVSPNYHPLAKAAKDVAAASVLIVSGIAALIGILLLAPPLVSRLGLW comes from the coding sequence ATGCCCACCCTGACCCCTCCCCCCAAACCCGGCTCCGACCCCCTGCCCCTGCGGGGCCTGCGGGCCTCTTTTGCCTATGCCTGGGCCGGGGTTCAACTGGCCTGGAAAAGCCAGCGCAACTTCCGCCTCGAGGTCTACATTGGAGCCGTAGCCCTAGGGCTGGCCCTGTGGCTGCAGGTAAGCCTGGTACCGGTGTTGCTGCTGATTGCCCTGGTGCTGGGCCTGGAATTGCTCAACACCGCCCTCGAGGCGGTGGTGGACTTGGTCTCACCCAACTATCATCCCCTGGCCAAAGCCGCCAAGGATGTTGCAGCCGCTAGCGTACTGATTGTGAGTGGAATTGCTGCCCTGATCGGGATTCTACTCCTCGCGCCGCCGCTTGTGAGCCGCCTGGGGCTGTGGTAA
- the ybeY gene encoding rRNA maturation RNase YbeY encodes MAQVNLVAHTPLPRGLGPPVRKALRSLLIELGHGDKFLTVILTDDQEIRALKRQHWGEDAPTDVLSFPTYEPGDPFIPPHLGDIVISLDTARRQAAEQGHSLVQEVKVLAAHSLWHLLGHDHPSEAEWEGFRQVQARILEL; translated from the coding sequence ATGGCACAGGTGAATTTGGTCGCCCATACCCCCCTACCCCGGGGCCTGGGCCCACCGGTGCGTAAGGCCTTGCGAAGCCTCCTGATCGAATTGGGCCACGGCGACAAGTTCCTTACGGTCATTCTGACCGATGACCAAGAAATAAGGGCCCTCAAGCGGCAGCACTGGGGCGAGGACGCCCCCACCGATGTGCTGTCGTTTCCGACCTACGAGCCCGGTGATCCCTTCATACCGCCCCATCTGGGCGATATTGTGATCAGCCTGGATACCGCCCGTCGTCAGGCTGCGGAACAAGGCCATAGCCTTGTCCAGGAGGTCAAGGTGCTGGCTGCCCATTCTTTGTGGCATTTGCTCGGGCACGACCACCCCTCCGAGGCGGAGTGGGAGGGGTTCCGGCAGGTGCAAGCCCGCATCCTCGAGCTCTAA
- a CDS encoding PhoH family protein: MEKSTQTKTIVPLRSPQEALALLGHGDKNLKTLRKLLPAQLVVRGQEVQISGNPDEVRLAERVMRDLVTLVRQGADIDAGTLEQVILVAENGQSLPVETATPTLGNELTLPGRLKPKTPGQRQYVEAISTHDITFGIGPAGTGKTYLAVAMAVAFLKAKKIKRIILTRPAVEAGERLGFLPGDLQAKIDPYLRPLYDAIFDMIDAERFDQYIQSGVIEVAPLAFMRGRTLNDAFIILDEAQNTTPEQMKMFLTRMGFNSRVVITGDITQIDLPKAQKSGLVEAMRILKGIQGIAQQRFLESDVVRHPLVARIIKAYEFHEHESERSAER; this comes from the coding sequence TTGGAGAAGAGTACGCAAACTAAAACGATAGTCCCCCTACGCTCACCGCAAGAAGCCCTGGCCTTGCTCGGCCATGGTGACAAAAATCTTAAAACCCTGCGCAAGCTCCTACCGGCGCAGCTGGTCGTGCGCGGGCAGGAAGTACAAATTTCGGGCAACCCCGACGAGGTGCGGCTGGCCGAGCGGGTGATGCGGGATCTGGTCACCCTGGTTCGCCAGGGAGCCGATATAGATGCGGGAACCCTCGAGCAGGTCATTCTGGTCGCCGAAAATGGGCAGTCGCTACCCGTCGAGACGGCCACACCTACCCTTGGCAACGAGCTCACCCTACCCGGAAGGCTCAAGCCCAAAACGCCGGGGCAGCGGCAGTACGTGGAGGCCATTAGCACCCACGACATCACCTTTGGCATCGGCCCTGCCGGAACCGGCAAAACCTACCTGGCTGTCGCCATGGCCGTGGCCTTCCTGAAAGCCAAGAAAATCAAGCGCATCATCCTGACCCGCCCTGCCGTAGAGGCCGGGGAGCGTCTGGGTTTTTTGCCCGGCGACCTACAGGCCAAAATTGACCCCTACTTACGCCCGCTATACGACGCCATCTTCGACATGATTGACGCCGAGCGTTTTGATCAGTACATCCAGTCGGGGGTGATTGAGGTAGCCCCGCTGGCTTTCATGCGCGGGCGCACCTTAAACGACGCCTTCATCATTCTCGACGAGGCGCAAAACACCACCCCAGAGCAGATGAAGATGTTCCTTACCCGAATGGGCTTCAACAGCCGGGTGGTCATCACCGGCGACATCACCCAGATTGACCTGCCCAAAGCCCAAAAAAGCGGCCTGGTAGAGGCCATGCGGATTCTCAAGGGCATCCAGGGGATTGCCCAGCAGCGCTTTTTGGAATCCGACGTGGTGCGGCACCCGTTGGTCGCCCGCATCATCAAGGCCTACGAGTTCCACGAGCACGAAAGCGAACGCTCCGCAGAGCGTTGA
- the floA gene encoding flotillin-like protein FloA (flotillin-like protein involved in membrane lipid rafts), which yields MEFGALIIAGLALLAVFMFFYLVPVPLWITALFSGVNVPLTALVGMRFRRIPPAKIVNPMIKAFKAGIPVETAKLEAQYLAGGNVDRVVDALIAADKAGIKLNFDRAAAIDLAGRDVLDAVRLSVNPKVITSPMVAGMAKDGIQLLATARITVRANIDRLVGGAGEETIVARVGEGIVASIGQSEDHKQVLEQPDRISKTVLAKGLDAGTAFEILSVDIAEVDVGKNIGAQLRTDQAEADKKIAQAKAEERRAMAVAVEQENTALVEAMRAKLVEAQAAVPMALAEALRSGRMGVMDYYQLKNIEADTDMRESISKASGGNAPEGGPTGTQR from the coding sequence ATGGAGTTTGGAGCTTTGATCATCGCAGGTTTGGCTTTGCTAGCGGTCTTCATGTTTTTTTATCTGGTTCCCGTACCGCTGTGGATTACGGCGCTGTTCTCGGGGGTCAACGTGCCACTCACCGCTCTGGTGGGGATGCGCTTCCGAAGAATTCCCCCCGCCAAGATCGTCAACCCGATGATCAAGGCCTTCAAAGCGGGCATACCGGTGGAAACCGCCAAGCTCGAGGCCCAGTATCTGGCCGGCGGCAACGTAGACCGCGTTGTAGACGCCCTCATCGCCGCCGATAAGGCCGGCATCAAGCTCAACTTCGACCGCGCTGCAGCCATTGACCTGGCCGGCCGCGATGTACTGGACGCGGTGCGGCTCTCGGTTAACCCCAAGGTCATTACCAGCCCCATGGTGGCCGGCATGGCCAAGGACGGCATCCAGCTGCTGGCCACTGCCCGCATCACGGTTCGGGCCAATATTGACCGCCTGGTGGGTGGTGCGGGGGAAGAAACCATCGTGGCCCGGGTCGGCGAAGGTATTGTGGCTTCCATCGGTCAGTCGGAAGACCACAAGCAGGTGCTCGAGCAGCCCGACCGCATCTCCAAAACCGTACTGGCCAAGGGTCTGGATGCCGGCACGGCTTTTGAGATTCTCTCGGTAGACATTGCCGAAGTGGACGTGGGTAAAAACATCGGGGCCCAACTTCGCACCGACCAGGCCGAAGCCGACAAGAAAATCGCCCAGGCCAAGGCCGAAGAGCGCCGGGCCATGGCTGTCGCGGTCGAACAAGAAAACACCGCTCTAGTCGAGGCCATGCGGGCCAAGCTGGTCGAGGCCCAGGCCGCCGTGCCCATGGCCCTGGCCGAAGCACTCCGCAGCGGCCGCATGGGCGTGATGGACTACTATCAGCTAAAAAACATCGAGGCCGACACCGATATGCGCGAATCCATCAGCAAGGCCAGCGGCGGCAACGCCCCCGAGGGCGGGCCGACTGGTACGCAGCGCTAG
- a CDS encoding nodulation protein NfeD — protein sequence MRNLLFAFLLVASLAQAKTYIIPIEGTIDGPLATFIEQSLEQAEREGASGVVFRVNTPGGRVDAAIRITDRILASTVPTLAVIENAFSAGALISLAAQQIMMLPGSNIGAALPITVTPVVGNATAADRKVISALKGKFRAVAEARNRPANIAEAMVDPEVEVRGITTKGEPLTLSARKAVELKVADAEVASLRAALEKAGFNTDTQEVQPGPQVRVARFLTDPTIAAILLAVGVLGLILEFFTPGTFIPAIVGLTSLGLFFLGGYLAGLSSALTIILLFGGLLLVVFELFVTPGFGIPGLVGLGLIGASIYFTFGDEALQVGSFAIIGLAVGLFLIFRYLPRGRVARPFVLSSAVEEVAPPKNELESLLGAVGSALTDLRPAGTAQFGDRRVDVVTLGEFIDRGQTIRVVQVEGPRVVVRKVDG from the coding sequence GTGAGAAACCTACTTTTCGCTTTCCTGTTGGTTGCCTCCTTGGCCCAGGCCAAAACGTACATCATCCCCATCGAAGGGACGATAGACGGGCCGCTGGCCACATTCATAGAACAATCCCTCGAGCAAGCCGAGCGCGAAGGGGCCAGTGGGGTGGTGTTCCGGGTCAACACCCCCGGCGGACGGGTGGATGCTGCAATCCGTATCACCGACCGCATCCTGGCCTCCACCGTACCCACCCTGGCGGTGATCGAAAACGCTTTCTCTGCGGGTGCGCTGATCTCCCTGGCGGCTCAGCAAATCATGATGCTGCCCGGTTCTAACATCGGCGCGGCCCTGCCCATCACGGTCACCCCGGTGGTGGGCAACGCCACCGCGGCCGACCGCAAGGTGATCTCGGCCCTGAAGGGCAAGTTCCGGGCGGTGGCCGAAGCCCGCAACCGCCCCGCCAACATCGCCGAGGCCATGGTTGACCCCGAGGTAGAGGTGCGCGGTATTACGACCAAGGGCGAACCCCTGACCCTCTCGGCCCGAAAAGCAGTGGAACTGAAGGTAGCCGACGCCGAGGTCGCCAGCCTGCGGGCCGCCCTCGAGAAAGCCGGGTTCAATACCGATACCCAGGAAGTACAGCCTGGCCCGCAGGTGCGGGTAGCCCGCTTTCTCACCGACCCCACCATCGCCGCCATCCTGCTCGCGGTAGGGGTATTGGGGCTCATTCTAGAGTTCTTCACCCCCGGCACCTTCATCCCCGCCATCGTCGGCCTGACCTCGCTGGGCCTGTTCTTCCTGGGGGGCTACCTGGCCGGCCTTTCCAGCGCACTCACCATCATCCTGCTGTTTGGCGGCCTGTTGCTGGTGGTATTTGAGCTTTTTGTGACCCCCGGCTTTGGCATTCCCGGCCTGGTAGGACTCGGACTGATTGGTGCTTCAATATACTTCACCTTTGGGGATGAGGCTTTGCAGGTGGGATCATTTGCGATTATTGGGCTAGCCGTGGGGCTATTCCTGATCTTTCGCTATCTGCCCCGTGGTCGGGTGGCCCGGCCTTTCGTGCTCAGCAGCGCCGTAGAAGAAGTGGCCCCGCCCAAAAACGAGCTGGAATCGCTGCTGGGCGCGGTGGGTAGCGCGCTCACCGACCTCCGCCCGGCTGGCACTGCTCAGTTTGGTGACCGCCGTGTAGATGTGGTCACCCTGGGCGAGTTTATAGACCGGGGCCAGACCATCCGGGTCGTTCAGGTTGAGGGCCCCAGGGTAGTAGTACGCAAGGTAGACGGCTAG
- a CDS encoding shikimate dehydrogenase, translating to MKLGLIGFPVEHSLSPCMQEAALKAAGLEGSYRALETPPPFLRARLLEIRRDYTGVNVTIPHKESVLPHLDELSPEARAIGAVNTIVRDQHRLIGYNTDAPGFISGLDEAGISYRNKKALLLGAGGAARAIAYALKEEGAHVAVYNRTQGRAQALCDALGLHVVSEPLLEAAVRSCDLLINTTSVGLQDPLSSPLPEGLLPREGAVVDIIYNPPLTRLMQEAQKAGLPTLGGLPMLVWQGALAFELWTGVKADVQVMYEAARARLGEALQP from the coding sequence GTGAAACTCGGATTGATTGGCTTTCCGGTCGAGCATTCGCTTTCACCCTGCATGCAAGAGGCGGCCCTGAAAGCGGCAGGGCTGGAAGGTTCCTATCGGGCCCTCGAGACCCCACCGCCGTTTTTGCGGGCCCGTCTGCTGGAAATCAGGCGAGACTACACAGGGGTCAATGTTACCATTCCCCACAAAGAAAGCGTGCTGCCCCATCTGGACGAGCTAAGCCCGGAAGCCAGAGCCATCGGTGCGGTCAACACCATAGTGCGCGACCAACACCGGCTGATCGGCTACAACACCGACGCCCCGGGGTTTATTTCGGGTCTAGACGAGGCGGGTATCTCCTACCGCAACAAAAAAGCCCTGCTGCTGGGGGCGGGGGGGGCTGCTCGAGCCATAGCCTACGCTCTCAAGGAAGAAGGGGCCCACGTAGCCGTTTATAACCGCACCCAGGGGCGGGCCCAGGCCCTGTGTGATGCCCTGGGCTTGCACGTGGTCTCCGAGCCTTTGCTGGAGGCGGCGGTACGAAGCTGTGATTTACTCATCAACACCACCAGCGTGGGTCTGCAAGACCCCCTGAGTTCGCCCCTGCCCGAGGGCCTGTTGCCGCGTGAAGGGGCCGTGGTAGACATCATTTACAATCCACCGCTGACCCGCTTGATGCAGGAGGCGCAGAAAGCCGGCTTGCCCACCCTGGGGGGATTGCCGATGCTGGTTTGGCAAGGGGCGCTGGCCTTTGAACTCTGGACGGGGGTCAAGGCAGATGTTCAGGTCATGTACGAGGCGGCGCGGGCGCGTCTGGGCGAAGCCTTGCAGCCATGA
- a CDS encoding YigZ family protein produces MSGVHSRLTLKRPWSHELEVRHSRFVAQAAPVASPEEALAYVQAVRNPQATHNCWAYKVGPGYRFSDDGEPSGTAGRPILSAIEGQGLDGVVVVVARTFGGIKLGAGGLVRAYGGAASECLRQAPKRVVVPRVRCSLQAPFEFSNTLFHLLAGLHRETEAYNEAGLSVVFALDEGELPLFQEQVRDQTRGRALLRVLERLEDG; encoded by the coding sequence ATGAGTGGTGTGCATTCAAGACTCACCCTAAAGCGTCCGTGGAGCCACGAACTCGAGGTCAGGCACTCGCGCTTTGTGGCTCAGGCTGCCCCGGTCGCCAGCCCCGAGGAGGCCCTGGCGTATGTGCAGGCCGTGCGGAATCCGCAAGCTACCCACAACTGCTGGGCCTACAAGGTGGGGCCTGGGTATCGTTTTTCCGACGATGGCGAACCTTCCGGAACGGCAGGCCGCCCCATCCTGAGCGCCATCGAAGGACAGGGTCTGGATGGGGTTGTGGTGGTGGTAGCCCGCACCTTTGGGGGCATCAAGTTAGGGGCCGGAGGTTTGGTGCGGGCCTATGGGGGCGCGGCCTCCGAATGCCTGCGGCAAGCCCCCAAGCGGGTTGTTGTGCCCAGGGTGCGCTGCTCCCTGCAAGCCCCCTTCGAGTTCAGCAATACCCTGTTTCATCTGTTGGCAGGTCTTCACCGCGAAACCGAAGCCTACAACGAAGCAGGATTGTCCGTGGTCTTCGCGCTGGACGAAGGAGAGCTGCCCCTATTCCAGGAGCAGGTGCGTGACCAAACTCGAGGCCGGGCGCTTCTGCGCGTACTGGAGCGGCTCGAGGATGGCTAG
- a CDS encoding ribonuclease J yields MNSNPPFSRPRGPRKRQERPKPKRPVILGKPDSAVEIVFLGGTGEIGKNITAIRYEDEMFIIDGGLAFPDARMLGVDIVIPRIDYLVQHKDLIRAWVLTHGHEDHIGALPYLFPQLPRVPVYGAKLTLGLVKGKLEEFGLNLGDYNFKEVSPDDRISIGRYFQLDLFRMTHSIPDNFGMVIHTPIGKIVHTGDFKLDERPIDGKTSHLEKIARAGAEGVLCLIADSTNGERPGITPTETEVAEELDKVIGAAKGRIFVTTFASHIHRIQSVVTAGEKYGRKIAVEGRSMLKYARIALELGYFKQKDRFYTLDEIKDLPDEQVLVITTGSQGQPEAVLARLAAGTHSKMSIKEGDTVILSSSPIPGNEEAVNTVINRLYALGAYVFYPPRYRVHASGHASHEEIKTVLNLARPKFLLPWHGEIRHQTNFKWLAQSIPQPPEKILIPENGRLIKLTANNIEFDGKVPHGQLYVDGLGVGDITDEILEDRNHMAAEGVVIITALVSRDPLVEVISKGFVKAGERLLGEIRKMALDSLYRGVREKKRLEEIRDDIYYPVKKFIAKNTGRNPVILPIVIEG; encoded by the coding sequence ATGAACAGCAACCCACCTTTTAGCCGTCCCAGGGGGCCGCGCAAGCGGCAAGAAAGGCCCAAGCCCAAGAGGCCGGTCATCCTGGGCAAACCCGATAGCGCCGTCGAAATTGTCTTTCTGGGCGGTACGGGTGAAATCGGCAAAAACATCACTGCCATCCGCTACGAAGACGAGATGTTCATCATTGACGGGGGCCTGGCTTTTCCGGACGCCCGGATGTTAGGCGTGGATATTGTAATTCCGCGCATTGACTATCTGGTTCAGCACAAAGACCTGATTCGGGCCTGGGTGCTTACCCACGGCCATGAAGACCACATTGGCGCCCTGCCCTATCTATTTCCTCAGTTGCCGCGGGTTCCGGTGTACGGGGCCAAGCTCACCCTGGGGCTGGTCAAGGGCAAGCTCGAGGAATTTGGACTGAATTTGGGCGACTACAACTTCAAGGAGGTCTCCCCCGACGACCGCATCTCCATCGGGCGCTACTTCCAGCTCGATTTATTCCGCATGACCCACTCCATTCCGGACAACTTCGGCATGGTCATTCATACCCCCATTGGCAAAATCGTGCACACGGGAGACTTCAAGCTCGATGAACGCCCCATCGATGGCAAGACCTCCCACCTGGAAAAAATCGCCCGGGCGGGCGCCGAAGGGGTACTATGCCTGATTGCCGACTCCACCAATGGCGAGCGCCCCGGCATCACCCCCACCGAAACCGAGGTAGCAGAGGAACTGGATAAGGTGATTGGGGCCGCTAAAGGGCGCATCTTCGTAACCACCTTTGCTTCGCATATTCATCGAATTCAGTCGGTGGTTACAGCCGGCGAGAAGTATGGGCGCAAGATTGCCGTGGAAGGGCGCTCGATGCTCAAATATGCCCGGATTGCCCTCGAGCTCGGCTACTTTAAGCAAAAAGACCGCTTCTACACCCTGGACGAAATCAAGGATCTGCCCGATGAGCAGGTGCTGGTCATCACCACCGGCTCCCAAGGCCAACCCGAAGCCGTGCTCGCCCGCTTGGCTGCTGGCACCCACAGCAAGATGAGCATTAAGGAGGGCGACACGGTTATCCTGAGCAGCAGTCCTATCCCCGGTAACGAAGAAGCGGTTAATACCGTCATTAACAGGCTCTACGCCCTGGGGGCTTATGTCTTCTACCCCCCGCGTTACCGCGTGCATGCCTCGGGCCACGCCAGCCACGAAGAGATCAAGACCGTGCTCAACCTGGCCAGGCCCAAGTTCTTGCTGCCCTGGCACGGCGAAATCCGCCACCAGACCAATTTCAAGTGGCTGGCCCAAAGCATTCCGCAGCCCCCCGAAAAAATCTTGATTCCCGAGAACGGGCGTCTGATTAAGCTCACGGCCAACAACATCGAGTTTGACGGTAAGGTACCCCATGGCCAGCTCTATGTGGATGGGCTGGGCGTGGGCGACATCACCGATGAAATCCTGGAGGACCGCAACCACATGGCTGCCGAGGGGGTGGTCATCATCACCGCGCTGGTCAGCCGCGATCCGCTGGTCGAGGTCATTTCCAAGGGATTTGTGAAGGCCGGCGAGCGTTTGCTGGGCGAGATCCGCAAGATGGCCCTGGACTCGCTGTATAGAGGGGTGCGGGAGAAGAAGCGGCTCGAGGAAATCCGCGACGACATCTACTACCCGGTCAAGAAATTCATCGCCAAAAACACCGGGCGTAACCCGGTTATTCTGCCCATCGTGATTGAAGGCTAG
- the pnp gene encoding polyribonucleotide nucleotidyltransferase has protein sequence MNEDNPIPQGKRYSVDVGGRTLTIETGKYAKHVAGSVWISYGETVVMATAQASDTPIQADFLPLTVEFEERHYAVGRIPGSFMRREGRPGEKAILSARLTDRPIRPLFPKGFRHEVQVLLTVLSADQENTPDILGPIAASAALILSDIPWDGPIAAVRVGLQDGRLVLNPVIQENSQLDLVVAGSRDAIIMVEAGAQEVSEDQLVQALEFAHRAMQPILELQEQMRAELGKEKFAHVPPAKLDAETQAALYQRALEKGLSNVLQTASKGERSAALDAFSEALLDEFVPSREDGSVDLERRKLVAEAFDEVVKQELRRLVLQENKRADGRTPQQVRPIWIESNVLPKPHGSAIFSRGETQVLGVVTLGTGRDAQLVDDLGIETEEPFLVHYNFPPYSTGEVKRLRGVSRREVGHGNLAKRGLRAVLPSRDEFPYTIRVVGDVLESNGSSSMATVCAGCLALLDAGVPLRKHVAGVAMGLIKEGDQAVVLTDILGLEDALGDMDFKVTGTRDGVTALQMDIKIKGLTPEIMRAALYQAREARLHILSLMEQAVPTHRAEMKPQVPRILTLKINPEKIGGIIGPGGKNIRALEELGVEIDIEQDGTIRLYSTNAAAAEEAKARILGQTAEAKVGEIYEGTVTRITNFGAFIEILPGKDGLLHISQLAQGRVEKVEDVLKLGDKLKVKVNKIDEQGRVDLIRPELEGLVAPRKPPVRR, from the coding sequence ATGAACGAGGACAACCCAATACCCCAAGGTAAGCGCTACAGCGTGGACGTGGGGGGTCGCACCCTGACGATTGAAACCGGAAAATATGCCAAGCATGTGGCCGGCTCTGTCTGGATCAGCTATGGCGAGACCGTGGTAATGGCCACAGCCCAGGCCTCAGATACCCCCATCCAGGCCGATTTTCTGCCCTTAACGGTGGAGTTTGAAGAAAGGCACTACGCAGTTGGGCGCATCCCCGGTAGCTTTATGCGCCGTGAAGGACGACCTGGCGAAAAAGCCATTCTCTCGGCGCGGTTGACCGACCGCCCCATTCGGCCTCTCTTTCCCAAAGGCTTTCGGCATGAGGTGCAGGTTCTTTTGACGGTGCTCTCAGCCGACCAGGAAAACACCCCCGACATCCTGGGACCCATTGCGGCCAGCGCGGCCCTAATACTTTCGGATATTCCCTGGGACGGACCCATTGCAGCCGTACGGGTGGGCTTACAGGATGGGCGGCTGGTACTGAACCCTGTTATTCAGGAAAACAGCCAGCTCGATCTAGTGGTAGCAGGCTCCAGGGATGCCATCATCATGGTGGAAGCCGGCGCCCAGGAGGTCTCGGAGGACCAGCTGGTGCAGGCCCTCGAGTTTGCCCACCGGGCCATGCAGCCCATCCTGGAGTTGCAGGAACAGATGCGGGCCGAACTGGGCAAGGAGAAGTTTGCCCACGTACCTCCAGCCAAGCTGGACGCCGAAACCCAGGCTGCCCTCTACCAGCGGGCCCTCGAGAAGGGGCTTTCCAACGTTTTGCAAACCGCTTCTAAAGGCGAACGCTCGGCGGCTCTGGATGCCTTTAGCGAAGCTCTGCTGGATGAGTTTGTCCCCAGCCGGGAGGATGGTTCGGTGGATCTGGAGCGGCGCAAGCTGGTAGCAGAGGCTTTCGACGAGGTAGTTAAGCAGGAGCTACGCCGACTGGTGTTGCAGGAAAACAAGCGGGCCGACGGGCGCACACCCCAGCAGGTGCGGCCCATCTGGATCGAGAGCAACGTGCTACCCAAACCCCATGGCTCGGCCATCTTCAGCCGGGGCGAGACCCAGGTGCTGGGCGTGGTCACGCTGGGCACCGGGCGGGACGCCCAGTTGGTAGACGACCTGGGCATCGAGACCGAGGAGCCCTTCCTGGTGCACTACAACTTTCCCCCTTACTCAACCGGCGAGGTCAAGCGCCTGCGTGGGGTCAGTCGCCGCGAAGTAGGCCACGGCAACCTGGCCAAACGCGGCCTGCGGGCGGTGCTCCCTTCCAGGGACGAGTTCCCGTACACCATCCGGGTAGTGGGGGATGTACTCGAGTCCAACGGTTCATCCAGCATGGCCACGGTCTGCGCGGGCTGCCTGGCCCTTCTGGACGCCGGTGTACCCCTCCGGAAGCACGTGGCCGGTGTGGCCATGGGCCTGATCAAGGAGGGCGACCAGGCCGTGGTGCTGACCGACATTCTGGGCCTCGAGGATGCGCTGGGCGACATGGATTTCAAGGTAACCGGTACCCGCGACGGCGTGACAGCCCTGCAAATGGACATCAAGATCAAAGGGCTCACCCCCGAGATCATGCGGGCCGCGCTGTATCAGGCTCGTGAAGCCCGGCTTCACATCCTGAGCCTGATGGAACAAGCCGTTCCTACCCACCGAGCCGAAATGAAACCCCAGGTGCCGCGCATACTGACTTTGAAAATCAACCCGGAGAAGATTGGCGGCATCATCGGACCCGGTGGAAAGAATATACGCGCGCTGGAAGAGCTGGGCGTGGAGATCGACATCGAGCAAGACGGTACCATCCGGCTCTACAGCACCAACGCAGCGGCTGCTGAGGAGGCCAAAGCCCGCATCCTGGGCCAGACCGCCGAGGCCAAAGTAGGTGAAATCTACGAGGGCACTGTCACACGCATCACCAACTTTGGCGCCTTCATCGAAATTTTGCCAGGGAAGGACGGGCTGCTCCACATCAGCCAGCTCGCCCAGGGCCGGGTGGAGAAAGTCGAAGACGTACTCAAGTTAGGCGACAAGCTCAAAGTCAAGGTCAACAAGATTGACGAGCAGGGCCGGGTGGATCTGATTCGTCCGGAGCTCGAGGGCCTGGTCGCCCCCCGCAAACCTCCGGTTAGACGCTAA